One window of the Natronomonas marina genome contains the following:
- a CDS encoding RNA-guided endonuclease InsQ/TnpB family protein, which produces MASGDEHFHRAVITRLDGLSAEDEKLLHATVEAWLDGCNIASDMAWNVCNTKSDVESLAKTTVQSETGLNSQHSILACYEASSAINSCIERKQQGKKASQPQFTTKSMVYDRRTMTVFADKGRVSLTTLGDHSRVRAALALPQNGDGYQHQYLDSDEWEYTESTLHYRDGDWHLHLGYRKPKPESKPTTQNGTVLGVDLGVNQIAVTSTARFFDGDTLAHKRREFERIRGNLQETGTQSAHRTIDELSGREDEYVKHVMHFVANGIIEEALTHDCDVIVFEELDGIREDLQQANWHAEWAFRKLREFVAYKAKAEGLYVDTVNPENTSKRCNECGHISNSNRSHGEFECERCGKQNHADYNAAKNIAELYLLRGHQPSRGRSVSQYALKSGPRTPS; this is translated from the coding sequence ATGGCATCGGGCGACGAGCATTTCCACAGAGCAGTCATCACTCGTCTTGATGGGCTCTCCGCCGAGGACGAGAAACTGCTCCATGCAACCGTCGAAGCGTGGCTCGACGGCTGTAACATCGCCTCAGACATGGCGTGGAACGTCTGTAATACGAAGTCCGATGTCGAATCGCTTGCCAAAACGACCGTCCAATCAGAGACAGGACTCAATTCCCAGCACTCGATACTCGCCTGTTACGAGGCCTCTAGTGCAATCAATTCCTGCATCGAGCGCAAACAGCAGGGCAAGAAAGCAAGTCAACCGCAGTTCACTACGAAGAGCATGGTCTATGACCGTCGCACAATGACGGTCTTTGCTGATAAAGGGCGAGTCTCACTGACGACGCTCGGTGACCATAGTCGGGTCCGAGCTGCCCTCGCGCTACCACAGAACGGCGATGGGTACCAACACCAGTACCTCGATAGTGACGAGTGGGAGTACACGGAAAGCACGCTGCACTACCGTGACGGCGACTGGCACTTGCACCTCGGGTATCGCAAGCCGAAGCCTGAATCCAAGCCAACGACGCAGAACGGAACGGTTCTGGGTGTTGACCTTGGCGTTAACCAGATTGCCGTCACGAGCACAGCTCGGTTCTTCGACGGCGATACGCTTGCGCACAAGCGACGTGAGTTCGAACGAATCCGTGGAAACCTCCAAGAGACGGGAACGCAGTCAGCCCACCGTACGATAGACGAGCTGAGCGGGCGTGAAGACGAGTACGTAAAACATGTCATGCACTTCGTGGCGAATGGAATTATCGAAGAAGCTCTGACGCACGACTGCGATGTCATCGTCTTCGAGGAGCTGGATGGGATTCGTGAAGATCTCCAGCAGGCGAACTGGCATGCGGAGTGGGCATTCAGAAAGCTCCGCGAGTTCGTGGCGTACAAAGCCAAGGCGGAAGGGCTGTACGTTGATACGGTGAATCCCGAGAACACGTCGAAGCGGTGCAACGAGTGCGGACATATAAGCAATAGCAACCGAAGCCATGGAGAATTCGAGTGTGAGCGCTGTGGCAAGCAGAATCACGCGGACTATAACGCAGCGAAAAACATTGCGGAACTGTATCTCCTGCGGGGCCATCAGCCGTCGCGTGGGAGGAGCGTCAGTCAATACGCTCTGAAGTCAGGTCCGAGGACACCGAGTTAG
- a CDS encoding ABC transporter permease translates to MSVRNIARKDLADAGRSKMLWVVTGIVLLSTAGITGLLAATSGMAAREVFALSFQLAVTMLPIVALILAKGAITAERESGSLRVLLSLPPSRRDVLLGKLIGRTALMLVATLVGGLATGLVVLTILGGTVGSLASFIGFLGLMSVAFVALGVGISAGSASDSRATAAAVGAYMILVALWNLIQTAIQYGAVELGLITAGSEPAWLQLVGLFPPNRAANAAYRATVEGQLFGTDPFASAWLPILVLLAWLFVPVTAGYLRFRDAQIG, encoded by the coding sequence ATGAGCGTCCGCAACATCGCCCGGAAGGACCTGGCTGACGCCGGCCGTTCGAAGATGCTGTGGGTTGTCACTGGGATCGTCCTGCTGTCGACGGCCGGGATCACGGGCTTGCTCGCAGCCACCAGCGGCATGGCAGCCCGTGAGGTGTTCGCACTCTCGTTCCAGCTCGCCGTGACGATGCTTCCCATCGTCGCGCTCATCCTCGCCAAGGGGGCAATCACCGCCGAGCGCGAGTCGGGTTCGCTCCGGGTGTTGTTGAGCTTGCCGCCGTCGCGCCGGGACGTTCTCCTCGGGAAGTTGATCGGCCGGACGGCCCTGATGCTCGTGGCCACCCTCGTCGGCGGGCTCGCGACGGGCCTCGTCGTTCTCACGATTCTGGGCGGGACGGTCGGTTCACTGGCATCATTCATCGGTTTTCTCGGCCTCATGAGTGTGGCGTTCGTCGCTCTCGGCGTTGGCATCTCAGCCGGTAGTGCGAGCGACAGTCGTGCTACTGCCGCCGCCGTCGGTGCCTACATGATCCTGGTCGCGCTGTGGAACCTCATCCAGACCGCCATCCAGTACGGTGCCGTCGAACTGGGGCTAATAACAGCTGGCAGCGAGCCGGCGTGGTTACAGCTGGTCGGACTGTTCCCGCCCAACCGCGCCGCGAACGCCGCCTACCGGGCCACCGTCGAGGGGCAACTCTTCGGAACCGACCCGTTCGCATCGGCCTGGCTGCCGATTCTCGTCCTACTGGCCTGGCTCTTCGTCCCCGTCACGGCCGGGTATCTCCGTTTCCGCGACGCTCAGATCGGGTGA
- a CDS encoding ABC transporter ATP-binding protein — translation MTQPAIETKGLSKQFGDVTAVDSVDLTVESGEIFGFLGPNGAGKSTTINVLLDFMKPTSGTASMLGLDVSEDRETLHNRIGVVPENYGLYDRLNGRRHVELAAELKDADDDPDELLDRVGLSREDANRPAGEYSTGMGQRLALAMALVGDPDLLILDEPTSGLDPNGARELRNIIRAENERGVTVFFSSHILEQVEAVADRVGIMNEGALVAVDSIDRLRRQLDTGAEVILDVNRAPERDLGDLPNVREIEVADGSVRGTCLEPAAKLRFIDRVREITTVTDVRIEESSLEDLFASYTGEDTTDSQPEPVVPGGVA, via the coding sequence ATGACGCAGCCAGCGATCGAAACGAAGGGATTGAGCAAACAGTTCGGTGACGTGACCGCTGTCGATAGCGTTGACCTGACCGTCGAATCGGGCGAGATCTTCGGCTTTTTGGGCCCGAATGGGGCCGGAAAGTCCACGACTATCAACGTGCTTTTGGATTTCATGAAACCGACGAGTGGGACGGCCTCCATGCTCGGACTGGATGTCTCGGAGGACCGCGAGACGCTCCACAACAGGATCGGCGTCGTTCCCGAGAACTACGGACTGTACGATAGACTGAACGGTCGTCGACACGTGGAACTCGCGGCCGAACTGAAGGACGCTGACGACGACCCGGACGAGCTACTCGACCGGGTCGGACTCTCCCGCGAAGACGCGAACCGGCCAGCGGGAGAGTACTCGACGGGAATGGGCCAGCGACTCGCCCTGGCGATGGCGCTGGTCGGGGACCCCGACCTGCTTATCCTCGACGAACCGACCAGCGGTCTCGACCCGAACGGCGCCCGGGAACTCAGAAATATCATCCGTGCGGAAAACGAGCGCGGCGTGACGGTGTTCTTTTCGAGTCACATCCTCGAACAGGTCGAAGCCGTCGCCGACCGGGTCGGTATCATGAACGAGGGAGCGCTCGTCGCCGTCGACAGTATCGACAGGCTCAGACGGCAACTCGACACCGGGGCCGAGGTGATACTCGACGTAAACCGCGCCCCGGAGCGCGACCTGGGTGACCTCCCCAACGTCCGCGAGATCGAGGTGGCTGACGGATCCGTCCGGGGAACCTGTCTCGAACCGGCGGCCAAACTCCGGTTCATCGACCGAGTCCGCGAGATAACGACGGTCACCGACGTGCGCATCGAGGAGTCATCGCTTGAGGACCTGTTCGCCAGTTACACCGGTGAAGACACCACGGACAGTCAGCCCGAACCGGTCGTCCCGGGAGGTGTCGCGTGA
- a CDS encoding DUF7511 domain-containing protein produces the protein MPDGSDTDRTVPWIDIPSTEGAPRGHPSIEVIPDADSGAVTFAWRPNEDEATTAWITADADLLVDASDMQ, from the coding sequence ATGCCCGATGGTAGCGACACCGACAGGACTGTGCCGTGGATCGATATTCCTTCGACCGAGGGTGCTCCCCGGGGTCACCCCAGCATCGAGGTGATACCTGACGCGGACTCGGGGGCCGTCACGTTCGCGTGGCGCCCCAATGAAGACGAAGCGACGACCGCTTGGATCACCGCGGACGCAGACCTCCTCGTTGACGCGTCCGACATGCAGTGA
- a CDS encoding TIGR03668 family PPOX class F420-dependent oxidoreductase, with product MFQEQEREYIETAQIGRLATADSEARPHVVPICFALSDGHIVTPIDEKPQRVPPDDLRRSRDISENPRATLIVDHYADDWSQLGWVQIRGTAAHCTPGDASHAPGVTALKRKYEQYADHNLDDRPLIRIAPGSVQSWGRLNRPGNSRRSPNR from the coding sequence ATGTTTCAGGAGCAGGAACGAGAGTATATCGAAACGGCACAGATCGGCCGGCTGGCTACTGCCGATTCCGAGGCGCGCCCGCATGTCGTGCCTATCTGCTTTGCACTCTCAGATGGCCATATCGTGACACCAATCGACGAAAAACCACAACGCGTCCCTCCGGACGACCTCCGCCGGAGCCGGGACATCAGCGAGAACCCGCGAGCTACATTAATTGTCGATCACTATGCGGACGATTGGTCCCAACTCGGATGGGTGCAGATTCGAGGGACAGCTGCCCACTGCACTCCAGGCGATGCATCACACGCCCCTGGGGTTACAGCCCTCAAGCGAAAGTACGAACAGTACGCCGATCACAATCTTGACGATCGTCCTCTCATCCGTATCGCTCCGGGTAGCGTACAATCGTGGGGCCGCCTCAACCGGCCGGGTAACTCTCGGCGGAGCCCTAACCGGTAA
- a CDS encoding IS5 family transposase — MTPEVNVTKLLFRFVKQAASLAQKRCAASPTAVVSDPAGNGFDGWKHLTLHFLRVHMDASYAEIVDWASEMDRVRAVLQLARTEFPAPSTLWRSFERVPTRVWRQLLGRSATACDPGDHGAVDATFFNRQAASSHYVDRSDRHIQTLKTTALVDTDSCAVLDLHCSAHWPHDTQVVRRVALRNTEKIESLAGDKGYDDQSLRDALRSEGVRPLIKHRLFAHYDHAHNARLDSDLYGQRWMAETAFSAIKRRYGSAVGPSVWYRQFRKLVLTATVYNLEQAITE, encoded by the coding sequence ATCACTCCAGAAGTGAATGTGACTAAGCTCCTCTTCCGCTTCGTTAAACAAGCCGCATCGCTGGCTCAAAAGCGCTGTGCCGCCAGCCCCACGGCGGTGGTGAGTGACCCGGCTGGCAACGGATTTGACGGCTGGAAGCATCTTACGTTGCACTTTCTACGGGTTCACATGGACGCGAGCTACGCAGAAATCGTCGATTGGGCGAGTGAGATGGACCGCGTTCGTGCCGTCTTGCAATTAGCCCGAACTGAGTTCCCGGCACCCTCGACGCTGTGGCGGTCGTTCGAACGGGTGCCCACCCGGGTCTGGCGCCAACTGCTCGGTCGGTCTGCGACCGCCTGCGATCCCGGCGACCACGGCGCTGTGGATGCCACGTTTTTTAACCGACAAGCGGCATCCAGCCACTACGTAGACCGGTCGGATCGCCACATACAGACGCTGAAAACGACGGCGTTGGTTGATACAGACTCGTGTGCCGTACTCGACCTCCACTGTTCGGCACACTGGCCCCACGATACACAAGTGGTCCGTCGGGTAGCGCTGCGCAACACCGAGAAAATCGAGAGTCTCGCCGGTGACAAAGGCTACGACGACCAATCGCTGCGGGACGCACTTCGTTCAGAAGGCGTCCGCCCCCTCATCAAACACCGACTGTTCGCACACTACGACCACGCCCACAACGCACGGTTGGACAGCGATCTCTACGGGCAGCGCTGGATGGCCGAAACCGCCTTCTCGGCCATCAAGCGCCGATACGGCTCCGCTGTCGGGCCGAGCGTTTGGTACCGCCAGTTCCGTAAACTCGTGCTGACCGCCACCGTCTACAACCTTGAACAAGCCATCACGGAGTGA
- a CDS encoding DUF7521 family protein, whose protein sequence is MIEAGSWHPIAIIGLVFSIVALGLGVGTTYLAVRGYLRNGQRPMLFVTVGFVFVLLTPILLLFLFIFPIAEEATFYAIGAINQTVGLCLILYGLWTPRTSNISKKV, encoded by the coding sequence ATGATAGAAGCTGGTTCGTGGCATCCGATTGCAATTATCGGCTTGGTCTTTTCAATCGTAGCCCTCGGACTCGGAGTCGGTACCACGTATCTTGCTGTGCGCGGCTATCTTCGGAACGGTCAACGACCGATGTTATTCGTCACTGTTGGATTTGTTTTCGTACTCCTGACACCAATTCTGTTATTATTCCTGTTCATATTCCCGATAGCAGAGGAAGCTACTTTTTATGCCATTGGTGCTATCAATCAGACCGTCGGACTATGTTTGATATTGTATGGTCTCTGGACACCACGCACGTCGAATATCTCCAAAAAAGTTTAG
- a CDS encoding helix-turn-helix domain-containing protein encodes MTDEELSGVLKTLSDEHSRKILQETMKRPMSANELCDVCNISPQSVYRRTDELTSHGLLETEMEYDENGHHFRTFSADPTRIVIGISEQHTNVTISKRERMADRFSEFINQVRDQ; translated from the coding sequence ATGACCGATGAGGAGTTGAGTGGCGTCTTGAAAACCCTAAGCGACGAGCATTCGAGAAAAATCCTCCAAGAAACGATGAAACGGCCAATGTCAGCTAATGAACTGTGTGATGTATGTAATATATCACCGCAGTCCGTCTATCGCCGGACGGACGAACTCACGTCTCATGGCCTTTTAGAGACGGAAATGGAATATGACGAGAACGGCCACCACTTTCGGACTTTTAGTGCCGACCCGACTCGGATCGTAATCGGCATTTCCGAGCAGCATACTAACGTGACTATCAGTAAACGGGAACGGATGGCCGACCGTTTCAGTGAGTTCATAAATCAAGTGAGGGATCAATGA
- a CDS encoding DUF4870 domain-containing protein yields the protein MTMSVAGRKRNSNQDTTTAALVHVAGLLFGFFAVAFVYLLSDDEFTKVNAANALNWHVPISLVAVLVAIIGIGASELAGVALAILIAVATVCLALTASVKAYQGQAWKYPIVPQLI from the coding sequence ATGACAATGAGCGTTGCCGGAAGAAAGAGAAATAGCAATCAAGATACCACCACTGCGGCGTTGGTTCACGTTGCTGGCCTCCTCTTCGGCTTTTTTGCCGTTGCATTCGTATATCTCCTATCCGACGATGAGTTTACGAAAGTAAACGCAGCTAATGCATTAAATTGGCATGTGCCTATCTCTTTGGTGGCTGTGTTAGTTGCGATAATTGGTATCGGAGCGAGTGAACTCGCCGGTGTAGCATTAGCAATACTCATAGCGGTAGCAACGGTCTGCCTCGCGCTAACGGCAAGTGTGAAAGCATATCAAGGGCAAGCGTGGAAATATCCGATAGTCCCTCAACTGATCTGA
- a CDS encoding transposase: protein MGVALLDLVETALRVAKQALGNRAGKPDSGGLAREAHIVAHCIRKEEGHSYAELVDRLSLMPAVCDRLGIHSDAPPDPTTFYHSFDRYAMYVWRALLRISAQQHPQSGHVALDSTFFEREQASQHYLQRCGRSVKTIKATTLTDTESLAVLDVHCCIEREHDTRAGPRVVRRNADDLRAVAADNGFQDWHTEYEIAALDIDYLVHYRGSTAKATANNALIRAKGYTQRWMAETSYSTVKRTQDSALRSRFWYRQFREIVLLFALNNLKKLAKTL from the coding sequence ATGGGCGTCGCGTTGCTCGACCTCGTTGAGACAGCACTACGTGTAGCCAAACAAGCGTTGGGGAATCGAGCGGGCAAGCCCGACTCGGGCGGGCTTGCCCGCGAGGCCCACATCGTCGCGCACTGTATTCGCAAGGAAGAGGGACATAGCTACGCCGAACTCGTTGACCGGCTGAGCCTCATGCCGGCGGTTTGCGACCGCCTCGGCATTCACTCGGATGCGCCGCCTGATCCAACCACGTTCTACCACTCCTTCGACCGCTACGCGATGTACGTCTGGCGGGCGTTGCTGCGCATTTCCGCGCAGCAACACCCGCAGTCTGGTCACGTCGCATTAGACAGCACGTTCTTTGAACGGGAACAAGCCTCACAACACTACCTCCAGCGGTGTGGGCGAAGCGTCAAGACGATCAAAGCGACGACGCTGACCGATACAGAATCGTTGGCGGTGCTGGATGTCCACTGTTGTATCGAGCGTGAACACGATACAAGGGCTGGCCCGCGGGTCGTCCGCCGGAACGCGGACGACCTGCGGGCCGTCGCCGCCGACAATGGCTTCCAAGACTGGCACACTGAGTACGAGATCGCTGCACTGGACATCGACTACCTCGTTCACTACCGCGGTTCAACAGCGAAAGCGACTGCAAATAACGCGCTCATCCGAGCAAAGGGCTACACGCAGCGATGGATGGCAGAAACGTCCTACTCGACGGTCAAGCGAACGCAGGACTCCGCCCTGCGTTCGCGGTTCTGGTACCGACAGTTCCGTGAGATCGTTCTCCTGTTCGCGCTCAACAACCTCAAGAAGCTCGCCAAAACACTATGA
- a CDS encoding winged helix-turn-helix domain-containing protein, giving the protein MSQSDSAHAFQRSEVGATGPESTDQRTVDTSEVLSLLSDDYAREMLNALADDSLSARALSDRLDISRATVYRRLNRLESAGVIQSSMVVDPQGHHRKQFSVVVDRMQLMFHSDGVSLEVGE; this is encoded by the coding sequence ATGTCACAGTCAGATTCGGCCCACGCGTTCCAGCGATCCGAGGTCGGCGCCACCGGCCCCGAGAGTACCGATCAACGGACAGTCGACACGAGCGAAGTCCTATCGCTGCTGAGCGACGACTACGCCCGAGAGATGCTGAACGCGCTCGCCGACGATTCGCTCTCGGCGCGGGCGCTCTCCGACCGGTTAGATATCTCCCGTGCGACCGTCTATCGCCGGCTGAATAGACTCGAATCTGCCGGCGTCATCCAGAGTTCGATGGTGGTCGACCCTCAGGGCCACCATCGGAAGCAATTCTCCGTCGTCGTCGACCGGATGCAACTCATGTTCCACTCCGATGGAGTCAGTCTCGAAGTTGGCGAGTAG
- a CDS encoding transposase: MSSSKSVLPSNDTVEQVFKALETETTALFEHLDVSFLTDYPVFAPDPRGRTRVHDPPELLKGVLHCFYHDIYGPRPMARELHNEDVWRQCGFERPPSRRTLSRFITDFELVAEDVFIELVHELAEQVPLGKLFRIDGTDIPVDHRDEDADWNYDHAEDAYYYGYGCCVVTAADNIPVAAAFTPGKKVDEETAMRVTRDALAVDTPRWFLGDSEFDMLGWHDWLLEQSVVPISPYNPRNTDDPPDIEYRVEERIKAHSDTVRLWQRQLDETYAERSRVETAIGVCKDLGLGTPRVRGRVRVKAHVFIALCLRLAVALANHHRGNDVASPTITL; the protein is encoded by the coding sequence GTGTCCAGCAGCAAGTCCGTCCTACCGAGTAACGATACGGTCGAACAGGTTTTCAAAGCACTGGAGACGGAGACAACGGCACTGTTCGAACACCTCGATGTCTCGTTTCTCACCGACTATCCCGTGTTCGCCCCCGATCCGAGGGGGCGAACACGGGTGCACGACCCACCAGAACTCCTGAAAGGTGTCCTCCACTGCTTCTACCACGATATCTACGGTCCTCGTCCGATGGCACGGGAACTCCACAACGAGGACGTCTGGCGACAGTGTGGCTTCGAGCGTCCGCCGTCCCGGCGGACACTCTCAAGATTCATCACCGACTTCGAACTGGTCGCCGAGGACGTATTCATCGAGTTAGTCCACGAGCTTGCCGAGCAAGTCCCGCTCGGCAAGCTCTTCCGCATCGACGGCACAGACATCCCCGTCGATCACCGTGACGAGGACGCTGACTGGAACTACGATCACGCAGAAGACGCCTACTACTACGGCTACGGTTGCTGTGTCGTCACTGCAGCAGACAATATTCCGGTTGCAGCGGCGTTCACTCCTGGGAAGAAGGTCGATGAGGAGACGGCGATGCGCGTCACGCGTGACGCGCTCGCCGTCGACACGCCACGCTGGTTCCTCGGTGATTCTGAGTTCGATATGCTGGGGTGGCACGACTGGCTGCTGGAGCAGTCAGTCGTGCCGATATCACCGTACAACCCACGGAATACAGACGATCCTCCAGACATAGAATACCGCGTCGAAGAACGAATCAAAGCACACAGCGACACAGTTCGTCTCTGGCAGCGCCAACTCGACGAGACGTATGCAGAACGCTCACGGGTTGAAACAGCGATTGGCGTCTGCAAGGATCTCGGCCTCGGGACCCCGCGGGTCCGAGGCCGAGTACGCGTCAAAGCACACGTCTTCATCGCTCTTTGCCTTCGATTGGCCGTTGCACTCGCTAATCACCATCGAGGAAACGATGTCGCCAGCCCAACCATCACGCTATGA
- a CDS encoding ATP-binding protein — protein sequence MVSTVDGLIVVGILAGGVLCWFGYRAYALSERLGRLSFVAFTTILGTGSIVAGGAGLVPSVFPVGGEGSTWAQLPLLFWLLATLPWFVFAVQYTGTRTHISPRTLGILALPYLAIVVDLLLSILDIGGFPLFNVLGSVVFIYIISLSIGGVYLLMQNTYSYGHTVVWQGVALAVVMVGSLMIWNLMGMQANDTVSQAGAYAAGALVAAAGVGNAWQRYDLFDSTPSIGTLGERALTGETDDLMFVVDSEDRLITINETAIETLSVTRSNAHGSPISDVLGQDSEQLRRVETVTLQTTEGARQYDPQVSRVGDGHDNDIGATLSLRDVTDRNLREQRLAVLNRVLRHNLRNEVDVVKSHAERLARDDEAVDPIIDAADNIAALGQQARRIDRYVSETTEDVTVDLDAVVRSALETVEAEEGDVTVSVETPASATLTTNRRAVVGALESVLDNAVRYADSAVTVTIDPRPDGYVVRVADDGPGIPDSELESLDAGTESPLQHSTGLGLWQLKWAVTTLNGELSFDTTDGTTVEIVVPDRADERAAS from the coding sequence ATGGTCTCCACCGTCGACGGCCTCATCGTTGTCGGGATACTCGCGGGCGGCGTACTCTGCTGGTTCGGCTATCGGGCCTATGCCCTCTCGGAGCGACTGGGTCGGCTGTCGTTCGTCGCGTTCACGACGATACTCGGGACGGGGAGTATCGTCGCCGGTGGGGCAGGCCTTGTGCCGTCGGTGTTTCCGGTCGGCGGGGAGGGCTCGACGTGGGCCCAGTTGCCGCTGTTGTTCTGGCTTCTCGCGACGCTCCCCTGGTTCGTGTTCGCGGTTCAGTATACGGGGACCCGAACGCACATCAGCCCTCGCACGCTCGGAATCCTCGCGTTGCCGTATCTCGCCATCGTAGTTGATCTGCTCCTGTCGATCCTCGACATCGGCGGGTTTCCCCTGTTCAACGTCCTCGGTTCGGTCGTGTTCATCTATATTATCTCGCTCAGTATCGGCGGCGTCTACCTCCTCATGCAGAACACGTACTCGTACGGGCACACCGTCGTGTGGCAAGGCGTCGCCCTCGCTGTCGTCATGGTCGGGTCGCTCATGATCTGGAACCTGATGGGCATGCAGGCGAACGATACAGTCAGCCAGGCCGGGGCGTACGCGGCCGGGGCGCTCGTCGCGGCGGCGGGGGTTGGAAATGCGTGGCAGCGCTACGACCTCTTCGATTCGACTCCCTCTATCGGCACTCTCGGCGAACGGGCGCTTACTGGTGAAACCGACGACCTGATGTTCGTCGTCGACAGCGAGGACCGTCTCATCACGATCAACGAGACGGCCATCGAGACGCTTTCGGTCACGCGGTCCAACGCTCATGGCTCGCCGATCAGCGACGTACTGGGTCAGGACAGCGAACAATTACGACGGGTCGAGACAGTGACACTACAGACGACCGAAGGGGCCCGACAGTACGACCCACAGGTGTCGCGAGTCGGTGACGGTCACGACAACGACATCGGCGCGACACTCAGCCTCCGGGACGTCACCGACCGCAACCTCCGTGAGCAGCGACTCGCGGTCCTGAACCGGGTCCTCAGACACAACCTGCGCAACGAGGTCGACGTCGTGAAAAGCCACGCCGAGCGTCTCGCCCGGGACGACGAAGCGGTCGACCCCATCATCGACGCGGCGGACAACATCGCGGCTCTCGGTCAGCAGGCTCGCCGGATCGACCGGTACGTCTCGGAGACGACAGAAGACGTCACCGTCGACCTGGACGCGGTCGTCCGGTCCGCCCTCGAAACCGTCGAGGCCGAGGAAGGGGACGTGACTGTCTCGGTCGAGACGCCGGCGTCGGCGACGCTCACTACGAATCGACGAGCAGTCGTGGGCGCGCTCGAGAGCGTCCTCGACAACGCCGTCAGGTACGCCGACTCGGCTGTCACTGTCACTATCGACCCACGACCGGACGGGTACGTCGTCCGCGTGGCCGACGACGGTCCGGGGATCCCCGACAGTGAACTGGAGTCCCTGGACGCGGGAACGGAGTCGCCGCTCCAGCACAGCACCGGGCTCGGACTCTGGCAACTCAAGTGGGCCGTCACGACGCTGAACGGCGAGCTGTCGTTCGACACGACCGACGGAACGACCGTCGAGATCGTCGTGCCCGACCGGGCGGACGAGCGCGCAGCATCTTGA
- a CDS encoding DUF7114 family protein yields MEEAAAVRRAASEATADVVPGELRETIEDHVADGSVVPGVLTLLSARAVSGDDPDGLAEQAAGVQLIYDGLRLTRRLAHANPWRESDPSATVAADGDGRDRTDRDDADMAILAADVLVSRGFYLLARTEAADDAVAVVRSFGRDQTDRETATADRAADIDRRLETDILELAVTTGVTAAGGRTDDAAGIASEFTPDGPRFDAVDAFFDDARRERVASLSTDGGRALNRND; encoded by the coding sequence ATGGAGGAAGCCGCCGCTGTCCGGCGGGCGGCGTCCGAGGCGACCGCGGACGTCGTACCGGGGGAGCTCCGCGAGACCATCGAGGACCACGTCGCCGACGGCTCCGTCGTTCCCGGCGTTCTGACCCTCTTGAGCGCCCGCGCGGTCTCCGGCGACGACCCCGACGGCCTCGCCGAACAGGCCGCCGGTGTCCAGTTAATCTACGACGGCCTGCGGCTCACTCGCCGCCTCGCCCACGCGAACCCCTGGCGGGAGAGCGACCCCAGCGCGACCGTCGCCGCCGACGGCGACGGCCGCGACCGGACCGACCGCGACGACGCCGACATGGCCATTCTGGCGGCCGACGTGCTCGTCTCGCGGGGGTTCTACCTGCTGGCCCGGACCGAGGCCGCCGACGACGCCGTCGCCGTCGTCCGGTCGTTCGGCCGCGACCAGACCGACCGCGAGACCGCCACGGCCGACCGCGCCGCCGACATCGACCGCCGCCTCGAGACCGACATCCTCGAACTCGCGGTCACGACCGGCGTCACCGCCGCCGGCGGCCGGACCGACGACGCCGCCGGAATCGCGAGCGAGTTCACCCCCGACGGCCCGCGATTCGACGCCGTCGACGCCTTCTTCGACGACGCCCGGCGCGAACGGGTCGCCAGCCTGTCAACCGATGGCGGGCGGGCGCTGAATCGAAACGATTAA